Proteins co-encoded in one Spirosoma endbachense genomic window:
- a CDS encoding NAD-dependent epimerase/dehydratase family protein: MNIALVTGSAGLIGSEAVAFFADKFDLIIGIDNNMRQYFFGADGSTEWNRNRLSDTYASYKHYTADIREVSQLEPIFREYGTDIKLVLHTAAQPSHDWAAREPFTDFGVNAVGTLNMLEMTRLHSPEAVFIFTSTNKVYGDNPNFLPLIETETRWEIDHSHPYFENGIDEYMSLDHTKHSVFGASKVAADIMVQEYGRYFGMNTGVFRGGCLTGPNHSGAQLHGFLSYLMKCAITGNQYTIFGYKGKQVRDNIHSWDLVNMFWHFYQNPRPGEVYNAGGGRYANCSMLEAIALCEQISGNKMNYQYSETNRSGDHIWYISDLTKFKEHYPGWNWTYDLKETMVQIHDSMAARLSVLK; the protein is encoded by the coding sequence ATGAATATTGCATTAGTAACAGGCTCGGCTGGACTCATCGGTAGCGAGGCCGTTGCCTTTTTTGCCGATAAATTCGACCTGATCATCGGTATCGATAATAACATGCGCCAGTACTTCTTCGGAGCCGATGGATCGACCGAGTGGAACCGGAATCGCCTGTCTGATACCTACGCTTCCTATAAACATTACACCGCCGATATCCGCGAAGTATCTCAATTGGAGCCTATTTTCCGCGAATATGGCACCGACATTAAATTGGTATTGCACACGGCTGCTCAGCCTTCGCATGACTGGGCCGCTCGCGAACCCTTCACCGATTTTGGCGTTAATGCTGTGGGTACACTCAACATGCTTGAGATGACCCGGTTACATAGCCCGGAGGCTGTATTTATCTTTACCTCGACCAATAAAGTTTACGGCGATAATCCCAACTTCCTGCCTCTGATCGAGACCGAAACTCGTTGGGAAATTGACCACAGTCATCCTTATTTTGAGAATGGGATCGATGAGTACATGAGCCTTGATCACACCAAACACTCAGTTTTTGGTGCTTCTAAAGTAGCGGCTGATATTATGGTGCAGGAATATGGCCGTTATTTTGGCATGAACACGGGTGTATTCCGGGGTGGTTGCCTGACGGGTCCTAACCATTCGGGCGCTCAGTTGCACGGCTTCTTATCGTACCTGATGAAATGTGCCATCACCGGGAATCAATACACCATATTCGGTTATAAAGGCAAGCAGGTTCGTGATAATATTCATAGCTGGGATCTGGTGAACATGTTCTGGCATTTTTATCAGAATCCGCGTCCGGGCGAAGTGTATAACGCAGGTGGAGGCCGTTATGCAAACTGTTCAATGCTGGAAGCAATTGCATTGTGTGAGCAGATCTCGGGCAATAAGATGAATTATCAGTATTCGGAGACCAACCGGAGTGGCGATCATATCTGGTACATTTCGGATCTAACCAAATTCAAGGAACATTATCCGGGCTGGAACTGGACGTATGATTTGAAAGAAACGATGGTGCAGATTCACGACAGCATGGCTGCCCGGTTATCGGTCCTGAAATAA
- a CDS encoding M3 family oligoendopeptidase — MTPNEILPIPTRPVRNFMGEDRFNDRTELKSWDDVKPLYDELLNRPIENTGDLKQWLLDRSELESYLSENFAWRYIQMTCDTANEELVNRLNFFIAEIQPPMTAYGNDLDIKTINSPYLSQLTDDGYSVMVRGMKKAIEIFREENIPLQTEIQTEERKYGAIAGAMTVVINGREMTLPEASDLLQVTDRAVRENAWRTIWERRYQDHDALDQLFDRLRDLRHQVAVNAGFANFRDFSFAALGRFDYSPQDCFNFHESVADAVVPLLDRLAQERKQRLQVDPLRPWDAKVDVEGRAPLKPFETGAELLEKTIACFDRLDRSLGDDLRIMRAMGHLDLESRKGKAPGGYNYPLEEIGVPFIFMNATSSLRDLVTMVHEGGHAVHSFLTRELPLKAFRNPPMEVAELASMSMELLSMDHWDVFFTNPDQLRRAKLQHLESIIETLPWVATIDKFQHWIYENPTHTTADRRENWLTIYEKFADNVVDWSGLEKLKEYIWQRQLHLYEVPFYYIEYGIAQLGAIGVWRNYRRDPKSGLAGYKNALSLGYKAPIREIYAAANVPFDFSREHIRELMEFVWEEIETLKK, encoded by the coding sequence ATGACCCCAAACGAAATCTTGCCGATTCCAACTCGTCCAGTGCGTAATTTCATGGGCGAAGACCGCTTCAATGATCGTACGGAACTGAAAAGCTGGGACGATGTAAAACCCCTTTATGATGAGCTGCTGAACCGGCCTATCGAAAATACTGGCGATCTGAAACAGTGGCTGCTCGATCGGAGTGAGTTAGAATCGTATTTGTCCGAAAATTTTGCGTGGCGCTATATTCAGATGACTTGCGATACGGCTAATGAAGAGTTGGTGAACCGACTCAACTTCTTTATTGCCGAAATTCAGCCACCGATGACCGCTTATGGGAATGATCTTGATATCAAAACCATTAACAGCCCCTATTTGAGCCAACTGACTGATGACGGGTATTCCGTTATGGTGCGTGGCATGAAAAAAGCCATTGAAATTTTTCGGGAAGAAAATATTCCGCTTCAAACGGAAATCCAGACCGAAGAACGTAAGTATGGTGCGATTGCCGGTGCTATGACCGTTGTCATCAATGGGCGTGAAATGACGCTGCCGGAAGCCAGTGATCTACTTCAGGTAACAGATCGGGCCGTTCGGGAGAATGCCTGGCGTACGATTTGGGAACGACGCTATCAGGATCATGATGCCCTTGACCAGCTTTTCGACCGACTGCGTGACCTACGCCATCAGGTAGCGGTTAATGCCGGATTTGCCAACTTCCGTGACTTTTCGTTTGCTGCCCTCGGCCGGTTCGACTATTCGCCCCAGGATTGCTTTAATTTTCATGAGTCAGTCGCTGATGCGGTTGTGCCACTTTTGGATCGATTGGCTCAGGAACGGAAACAGCGGCTCCAGGTTGATCCATTGCGTCCGTGGGATGCAAAAGTGGATGTGGAAGGTCGTGCACCGCTAAAACCGTTTGAAACGGGTGCAGAGTTGCTCGAAAAAACAATTGCCTGTTTTGATCGACTCGATCGCTCGCTGGGCGACGATTTGCGTATTATGCGGGCAATGGGCCACCTCGATCTGGAGTCGAGGAAGGGAAAAGCGCCTGGCGGCTATAATTATCCCCTCGAAGAAATTGGCGTGCCGTTTATTTTCATGAATGCAACATCGAGCCTACGCGATCTGGTTACGATGGTTCACGAGGGAGGGCACGCCGTTCATTCATTTCTTACGCGTGAATTGCCGTTGAAAGCTTTCCGGAATCCTCCGATGGAAGTGGCCGAACTGGCGTCTATGAGCATGGAACTGTTGTCAATGGATCATTGGGATGTGTTCTTTACGAATCCGGATCAACTGCGCCGGGCTAAACTTCAGCATCTCGAATCCATTATTGAGACATTACCCTGGGTAGCGACAATCGATAAGTTTCAGCACTGGATTTACGAAAATCCAACCCATACCACTGCCGACCGGCGCGAAAACTGGCTGACGATTTACGAAAAATTTGCCGATAATGTAGTTGACTGGTCAGGTCTTGAGAAGCTGAAAGAATATATATGGCAGCGCCAGCTGCATTTATACGAAGTCCCGTTTTATTACATCGAATATGGTATCGCTCAATTGGGGGCCATTGGTGTCTGGCGGAACTACCGGCGCGACCCTAAATCGGGTTTAGCGGGGTATAAAAATGCATTAAGCCTGGGTTATAAAGCGCCCATTCGCGAGATCTACGCGGCTGCTAATGTACCTTTCGATTTCTCTCGTGAGCACATTCGGGAGTTGATGGAATTTGTCTGGGAAGAGATCGAGACGCTCAAGAAGTAA
- a CDS encoding BlaI/MecI/CopY family transcriptional regulator, translating to MKPTDAELEILHVLWASGPSTVRQVHEHLSQSRDIGYTTALKLMQIMYEKGLLSREEEPDRRPNRSHTYSAAVSEEDTQRGLVNRFVETAFRGSASKLVMQVLGQHKTSREELDEIKKLLNDLNRD from the coding sequence ATGAAGCCAACTGATGCCGAACTGGAAATCCTGCATGTACTCTGGGCCAGCGGTCCGAGCACTGTCCGTCAGGTTCACGAGCATTTGAGTCAGAGCCGTGATATTGGCTATACAACCGCCCTAAAGCTCATGCAGATTATGTATGAAAAAGGCTTATTAAGCCGTGAAGAAGAACCCGATCGCCGACCGAACCGATCACACACCTATTCGGCGGCAGTCAGTGAAGAGGATACGCAGCGGGGGCTTGTCAATCGCTTTGTTGAAACGGCATTTCGCGGATCGGCCTCCAAGCTCGTCATGCAGGTATTGGGCCAGCACAAGACATCGCGCGAGGAGCTGGATGAAATTAAAAAATTACTTAATGATTTGAATCGGGATTGA
- a CDS encoding M56 family metallopeptidase: MNSITYHLSSPVIYALGWTLFHALWQGFALVLSTALLLHTLRSHSSVVRYRVGVMALLAQVVASAGTFGWYYKPIMPSTPITPDATLPMRSFAIHWQTVSQTLPWHKQIQFFLDAHLSQFVLIYLIGVALFGLRLTGGWLYLQHLSRTATQPVSDRWWELTNRLRSTLLIRSIVHVRESARIAVPMVVGTIKPVLLLPIGLATNLSMREIEAVLAHELAHVKRHDYAVNLLQSVMEVLYFFHPAIWWLSARVREEREHCCDDLAVEACGGDGRTLAQALARVEELRLAQSSMTPSLAMALTTKRQLLLHRVRRMLGVPTRPVVSNGSLAGLTLATLLLVSASVYAIQQQPKPRHKQPQATRKHKIDSNSEYGMVDSKKVSYVIWKGQKLPAARVARLQRQLDQVETGQLSLDNIPQSDRDILLTIIEKNNGFDSGMNALSEGLAHIDYDNIAVSAETGIEASLATLNKINYDNITNQALASLSQLQPLSDSLDRLRTLHQAQIDSLSRLMALQAKQMEALHRQMEKLRFPIEEFGRNQETLEWRKQRLLEERQRILEKRQQILNSSGDGKVKVDPVTIEKQLEQLEPEIKKQELGIGELDKQLEEAREKLETTRQPMEKLEREAEQLDRQMEKLSREMGRYSEGMARISLDDMDHSGFSYSRSTAPTRLFRAPRAPRAVRSRLATPAAPAVPSVHVSPVPAPAIAPVPSIAPAPARSRSAPPRAVPKVAPAPKPNK; encoded by the coding sequence ATGAACAGCATCACTTATCATCTGTCGAGTCCAGTCATCTATGCGTTGGGCTGGACTCTATTCCACGCCCTCTGGCAGGGTTTTGCTCTGGTATTGTCTACGGCTCTACTACTGCATACGCTCCGTAGCCACTCGAGTGTAGTCCGTTACCGGGTAGGCGTAATGGCACTGCTTGCTCAGGTAGTGGCCTCCGCCGGCACCTTTGGCTGGTACTATAAACCGATTATGCCCAGCACACCCATTACACCTGACGCTACGTTGCCGATGCGATCATTTGCTATCCACTGGCAAACCGTATCGCAAACATTACCCTGGCATAAGCAGATCCAATTCTTTCTGGATGCACACCTGAGCCAGTTTGTGTTGATTTACCTAATCGGCGTTGCCCTTTTTGGCCTACGTCTTACCGGCGGCTGGCTTTATTTGCAGCACCTCAGCCGAACCGCTACCCAACCCGTTTCAGATCGCTGGTGGGAGCTTACCAATCGGCTGCGGTCAACGCTGCTTATCCGATCAATTGTGCACGTTCGTGAATCTGCCCGCATAGCTGTTCCTATGGTCGTTGGCACGATAAAACCCGTTTTGCTACTTCCTATCGGCCTGGCTACCAACCTGTCGATGCGTGAAATTGAAGCCGTGCTGGCTCATGAACTGGCGCATGTTAAACGGCATGATTATGCGGTAAATCTCCTGCAGTCGGTTATGGAAGTGCTTTATTTCTTCCATCCAGCCATCTGGTGGCTATCAGCGCGAGTACGGGAAGAACGCGAACATTGCTGCGATGATCTGGCGGTAGAGGCCTGTGGGGGCGATGGTCGCACATTAGCGCAGGCGCTGGCCCGCGTTGAAGAACTACGTCTGGCACAATCGAGTATGACCCCTTCGCTGGCAATGGCGTTGACTACAAAGCGTCAACTACTTCTTCACCGGGTTCGGCGAATGTTGGGTGTACCCACGCGCCCAGTTGTCTCAAACGGTAGTCTGGCGGGGTTAACATTAGCCACACTTTTACTGGTCAGCGCATCGGTTTACGCCATCCAGCAACAGCCGAAACCGCGGCATAAGCAGCCACAGGCTACGCGTAAACATAAAATCGACAGCAATTCGGAGTACGGCATGGTCGATAGCAAGAAAGTCAGCTACGTAATCTGGAAAGGCCAAAAACTACCGGCAGCCCGCGTTGCCCGGCTACAACGTCAGCTCGATCAGGTTGAGACCGGCCAGCTTTCGCTCGATAACATTCCGCAGTCGGATCGCGATATTCTATTGACTATTATCGAAAAAAACAATGGGTTCGATTCGGGAATGAACGCATTAAGCGAAGGCCTGGCTCATATCGATTACGATAACATTGCGGTTTCGGCCGAGACTGGTATAGAGGCTTCACTAGCTACCCTGAATAAGATCAACTACGACAACATTACCAATCAGGCATTGGCTTCTTTGTCGCAGTTGCAACCGCTCTCCGATTCGCTCGATCGGCTGCGCACGTTGCACCAGGCCCAAATTGACAGCCTGAGTCGGCTCATGGCGCTGCAAGCCAAACAGATGGAGGCCCTACACCGCCAAATGGAGAAGCTTCGGTTCCCGATTGAAGAGTTTGGGCGCAATCAGGAAACACTCGAATGGCGCAAACAACGACTCCTGGAGGAACGGCAGCGAATTCTCGAAAAACGGCAGCAGATCCTGAATTCATCGGGCGATGGAAAGGTGAAAGTTGATCCGGTAACTATTGAAAAGCAGCTTGAACAGCTCGAACCAGAAATAAAAAAACAGGAGCTTGGCATTGGCGAATTAGACAAACAGCTCGAAGAAGCACGGGAAAAGCTGGAAACAACCCGGCAACCTATGGAAAAACTGGAACGGGAAGCCGAACAGTTAGACCGACAAATGGAAAAACTTTCCAGAGAAATGGGCAGATACAGCGAAGGTATGGCACGGATTTCCCTGGATGACATGGATCACAGCGGTTTTTCGTATAGCCGATCAACTGCCCCTACCCGGTTATTCCGGGCTCCGCGGGCACCAAGAGCCGTGCGTAGCCGTCTGGCAACACCCGCAGCGCCTGCTGTGCCGTCCGTACATGTATCGCCGGTGCCAGCACCGGCGATTGCACCCGTGCCCTCTATTGCCCCAGCACCGGCCCGGTCACGGTCAGCTCCTCCACGGGCTGTGCCTAAGGTTGCTCCGGCACCGAAGCCCAATAAATAA